In Anaerolineales bacterium, the DNA window ATGTCCGAAGACATCCACGCGTTGTCCGTCCGGGAGTTCGAGGTAGCTCATGTTTTCGACGACGCCCAAAATCGGGACATCCATGGTGCGGAACATCTCCAACCCGCGCCGTGCGTCTTCCAGGGACACGTTCTGCGGCAGCGTAACGATCACGCCGCCGGAGAGAGGTACCGATTGAGCGAGACTCAACTGCGCATCCCCCGTCCCTGGAGGCAAATCTACGATAAGGTAATCGAGATCACCCCAAGCGACGTCGTTGATGAACTGCTGGATCGCGCTGTGGAGCATCGGGCCGCGCCAGATGATCGGCTGGTCGGGCCGGACGAGAAATCCGATCGACATCACTTTCACGCCGTACGATTCGGCGGGGATCATTTTTCCGCCTTGCGGCGCGGGCATCGCATCCAACCCCATCATCGTCGGTACGTTGGGTCCATAGATATCCGCATCGAGCAAGCCGACCTTGGCGCCCGATTTTGCCAATGCAACGGCGACGTTCACGGCAACGGTTGTCTTTCCCACCCCGCCCTTGCCCGAAGCAATGGCAATCGTATTTCGCATCGTCTGGATACCTTTTTCCTTAATGCGGCGGTCCGAGGGCACACTGGCACCGAATTCAATTTCCACCGCCGAAACGCCCGGGATGGCTTCGACGGCGCTGCGCGCGCTCGCTTCGATGTGGTCTTGCAGCGGACATGCAGGGGTGGTCAACTGTATCCGGAAGCGGACCTTGCCGCCGTCGATCTTTAAATCCTTAATCATGTCCAGGCTGACGAGATCCTGGTTTAATTCCGGGTCGATTACTCCACCCAACGCAGCCAATACCTTCTCTTCGGTCACCTTGGTCTGATTAGCCATTTTGAGTATCTCCAAACGATGATTCGTACACCTCGTCGACGATCGGCGCTGCGCCTTGCATGAATTCACTCACGTCGTGATAGGCTCGATCGTAACACTGAAGCAAACTCGAATCGGTCTCCCGATAACGCCGTACGGCGTGTTTCGCACAGGTCGTGCAGCCGCGTAACGCCCGATACGAATTCGTGTGGCAATTGAGGCAGTTGCACATGCGTACGATGAGCAAACTGAACGCCAGATGATCGATCGATGCCTCGGGACTTGCCAGGACTTGATCGATGAGATCCCGCCAAGACTCTCCGCGCAGATTGCGCAAATGCGGCGTCACCCGCATCGGGTAAATGATCTCGGTGTCACTTTGGTACACGAATCATCCTATCCGTTCTGTAAATGAGGGTCTTACGAAGAACCTCCGCGCCTTCTGGCAGTTTTGGCAGCTTCCTTTTCTGCACGAGCTGTCTCTTCGATGGCGTAGTCCGAAGGGCGGATCGAACGGTAGTACTCGACAGGCCGCGACAAGCGCTTCTTATCGTAGATATGATTTTCCAGGCGATTGTAGGAAGCGAGTTCATAATCGTGACCCATCTTCATCGCATCGAACGGGCAAAACTCCGCACACAGGCCACAGTTAATGCAGTTATCGATATCGATGTAGAAATTTGTCGGCGCAGGTATCGGCCGTCCTGTCTCCGGATCGTTCGAACGTTCGATCCAGATACATTGCGGCGGACACACTTTGGCGCAAATGCCGCACGACGTGCATCGGTCCTCGATCGTTCCATCTTCCGCTTCCTCATACACCAGGAAGGGAATGTATCGAAATTCCTCCGGAAGAGGCAGTTTCTCTTCCGGGTACTGAACGGTGAAAACGCCCCGCGCCTTGGGACTCTGCCGGATTTGTATCGCTTCGTCCCGGTAGTAACGCCTGCCAAGCCAGCGAATGTCGTCGATGTACGTACCGATAAAGTGCTTCAATGTAACGTAAAGCCCTTTAATCAACCCCTCACCAACCATTCAGATTCCACCACCCTTTCAAACACAAACGCATCACTATCGATCTGTTTCACCCAGGACGATGTCGATCGAACCTAAAACGGCGACCACGTCTGCCACCTTTTGTCCTTTGCACATCTCGCCCAACGCGGTCAAATTGATGAACGACGGCGCTCGAACGTGATAACGCCAGGGATTGGGTTTTCCGTCGGACACGACATAGAAACCCAATTCGCCCTTCGGATTTTCCACTCGACCGTAGGAGTCCCCCTGCGGTACACGCACCTGGTATGGGGATTTTCCGGTTTGAATCTCACCCTGCGGGATATCGCGGATGACCTGCTCCAGGATCTTCAGACTCTGCCAGATCTCGTCGATGCGGATTAGATAGCGGTCGTACACGTCCCCGTTGTTGCGGACCGGTATGTCGAAATCGAATCGATCGTAAATCGAATACGGATCAGCACGGCGCACGTCGTACGCCACACCGGAGGCGCGTAGTATCGGACCGGCCGCAGAAAACGCAAGCGCCTGCTCCCGAGTCAACACACCGACGCCGATTCCGCGCGCACGTACGATTTCGTTCGAGGTTATATATAGATCCAATTCCTCGACCTTGCGCGGCAGGCGGTTCGTAACAAGCTCTTTGACGACATTGAAGGTGTCATCTTGCAGATCGCGGGCCAGACCTCCGAAACGCAGATAGTTGCACATCATGCGAGAGCCGGAGACGGCCTCGAAAACATCGAGAATGAGTTCGCGCTCGTTGATCGCATACAACGCCGGGGTAAAAAATGCACCCAGATCGTTGAGTAGAAAGCCGATCGCCCACAGGTGGTTGACGATCCTGGTCAGCTCCGCCATCATCACACGGATGTACTCCGCCCGTTCGGGCACGGCGATGCCCATGAGCTTTTCCACCGCAAGTGCATATCCCAGGTTGTTGCTCATGGAACAGATGTAATCGAGCCTGTCGGTGAACGGCATGTTCATGATGTAGGTGTTCCGTTCGCCGATCTTTTCATGATTTCGATGTAAATATCCCATCACGGGCTGCAAATCGACGATGGTCTCGCCATCGAGCGTAACGACCATGCGAAAGACGCCGTGCGTCGAGGGATGCTGTGGTCCTAAATTGACGACGATTTGATCCGTCTTGAGCGGCTTCCCGTTGCCGTTACGCTTCTTGGGAACGCGCGCCAGGCCCGCGTACAGCCCGGCGTCACCCTCCGGAATCCAGGTCTCGGCGGAAAAATTCTCGGGATACTGCACGTTCTTGTGATACGGATTTTGATCTTCGATGCGGATCACGTCTCCTTCAGGCCAGCGGCTCTTGAAGGGTTTATGGTCTTCTTCGTAGTACGGCTCATGCCAGTCTTTTCGGAGGGGATGACCGTGGAAACCTTCCCAGGTTAGGATCCGCTTCAGGTTGGGATGTCCTTCGAAACGAATTCCCAGCAGGTCCCACGCCTCTCGTTCTTGGAAATCAGCCCCTGGATATATCGGGACCAGGGACGGTACACTCGGGTTTTCGCGCGGCGTCTGCGTCTTGATGACCAAGGCGGGTCCACCCTGCGAGCGGTAAAGGTGGTACACGACCTCCATTTTTTCATCGGGAAGATAATCCACACCCGTGACGGACGATAAATAATCGTAGCCGAGTTCTTCTCGTGCCGCGGTCGCAAATTCTATCAGTCGATCCGCTGCAACGAGGAAGCCCTCGTGCCCCTCGCGTTCGTCCGCAAGCACCTCACCATCAAAACGATCTCGAATTTCGTCCAATATTTCTTTCTTACGTTCTTCAAGCATATCGTGTGATTCCTCGCCAACACCTGGAGTCATTCAACGCTCGATACTCTTCTCGTTTACTTTTACGTCCACGTGTTGCCGTTCCTGATCGTGCTTCGGAAAATCTCGCGGATCGATCAAATCCGGACCGAGGATCGGAATGGGAATCGGTTCCACCGCTTCCTTCCGATACCAGCGGACATTGCGGATCGACTGACGTTCGATTTTCTTCTGTAAGGTGATCAATCCGTGCAGCAGCGCCTGCGGTGTGGGAGGACAGCCTGGAACGTAGACATCCACGGGTAGGAATTTATCGACACCCGAAACCACACTGTACCCTTCCTTGAAAGGACCTCCACCGGAGGCACATGCCCCCATGGCCATTACGTATTTTGGTTCCGGCATTTGATTGTAGAGCCTCACGATTTGCGGGATCATCTTCTTCGTAACCGTACCTGAGATGATCATTAGATCCGATTGCCTCGGTGTCGGACGCATTACTTCCATCCCAAAACGCGAGAAATCGTAGCGGCTGGCTGCGACGCAGATCATTTCGATGGCGCAGCACGCCAAGCCAAACATCATCGGCCAGATCGAATTCTTACGGCCCCAGTTGTAAATTTTGTCCAGCGATGTGACTGATACCAGCCCTTGAAGTTCCTCGGGGACGGGGATTTCGGGATTGTTAATGTCTTCCGTCATTCATCCCTCCGCGCGCAGGGGCCTGTAGCTCCCACGTCTTCAGGCCCCCGCCACCAGAATTATACTTCCTCGATATGAGGTGTCAAGCAAACGGGTTTTATAGCTCACAATTGCGTTCTTAATTCTCCGAGTTGATCCCGTCTGGGATGCCATTTTTCCCTTACATCGACAATGATTTGACATTGACCACTATTATGCAATTATAGACCCTATTAGTACTATTATAACTTTTCCCTTACGGGATGGAGGCGTTTCCGATGGAGCAAACGGGACGAGAATCGACGGCGGTTCAGCTTACGGATGCGGCCGTCCATCGAGTGCATAATCTGATCACAGAACGAGGCCTGAAAGACCACGCACTGCGTATATTCGTCACGGGCGGCGGATGTTCTGGCCTGAAATACGGCATGGCCTTGGAGCGGGACGTCCGTGATGCCGACGTGCGTTTCAACTTTGACGGCATCGATGTCCTCATCGATCCGAACTCGCTGCCATATCTCGCCGGGGCGACGGTCGATTACATCGACGACATCATGGGCGGAGGATTCCACATCGAGAATCCAAACGCCGTGGCGAGTTGTGGCTGTGGAAACTCGTTCCGCACCAGAGATTCGCGGGCAACAAATTCCAACGAGAACGATTGTGCAGGTGCTTGAAGAGCAGGATCTACACAGTAACTGGAATATAAAAAACCGCCCGATAAGGCGGTTTTTCGCCTTAAATGAATTATGGATTGCCTAGCGGCTTCGCAGGAATGAAATCACCATACCGAACAGGCCCACAACGAGCAATCCCAATATGGCCAGAATCGGGGGTACACCACGAGATTGGTTGACGACGGACGGCGCAAATGTGGGTTGAACGACGGGTTGTGCGGGCGTAAACGTCGGCAAGCGCGTCGCAGGCGCTTCTCCGAGGTTGAATTGAGCTGCGTAGGTCGGGTTGATGGTCGCCGTGACGCGCGGCGTCGGTGTCGGAGGGGGTTCGATGATGGGGAGGAGCTCGTTCGAATCGAGCACCACGTAGCGCGAATATACCCAGGCGTACTCATCGAATTGGCTGGGGTACACGATCATGATCCAGTCCCCGCCAGCCGAGCGGCCGACCGCCGGCGCTTGTTGCCCGGCGATGAGCACGCCGATTTTATCGTATTCCGTCCCCGGCCCGAGACGAACGTTGACCAGATCCGGAACGACGATCATCGGCCCTTCGGGTGTGCCGGTCACCGTAATCACGACCGTCGCTTGGGCGGCCTCAGTTCCGACGGAAGCGCCCGTGAATAAAACCATCATGGTCAAGACGCAGGCCGCAACCCCCATCCAGGCCACGATTCTCATTTGCATGTTCTCTCTCATAACTGCCCCATCCCGGCGCATTATACTACAGCGCGGTGCGCGGGAACCCGGGAAACGGATTCCCGCACATGGTCAGCCTGCTGAAATTCCCCCGTATGTGGAGTCGCCGCCGAACGGTTGACTGATTTCGTCGTGACCTCAGCTTCTCCAACCGAGTCCAATCCGATCCCGGTCGTCGCCATCGACGGCCCCAGCGGGGCGGGTAAGGCAGGCACCGCGATGACAGCGATGTCTTCTCTGCCCGGTTCACGATCGATCAGCGAAGTGTTCACCACCAGGATTCCACCCGTTTTCACCAGCGGTTCGTACCGCTCGAGTGAAGGAATGTTCATCACGATTGCGGCGGACGGATTGCGGATGAACGGGGAACCGATTTCGTCGCCGCTAAGGATCACCGTACAATGCGCGGTTCCGCCTCGCATCTCCGGACCATAGGAAGGGACATAAACGACTTGAAGATCAGTCTCCAAACCCGCATAGGTCAACAGCTTACCGGCGAAGAGCACCCCCTGTCCACCAAAGCCGGAGATGATAACTTCTTCCCGCATGCTAGCCTCCGGAATCTCGATCGTCTTCTGTGAGATCTGCAGGTAACTTAAAATCCCCGAGCGGAAACGNNNNNNNNNNNNNNNNNNNNNNNNNNNNNNNNNNNNNNNNNNNNNNNNNNNNNNNNNNNNNNNNNNNNNNNNNNNNNNNNNTTGCGAATGTGCCTCACGTCGTGCAGACTCTGGCGTGTGATATACGCCGCGCCGTCCATCTGGGCCACCAGTTCACACATGCGAACCGGATAACCGTGCAGTTCGATTTTTCGGCCCATCGGGGTCGAGGACGTATGCTGCCCCAGCAGAGACGTCGGCGCCATCTGCCCGCCCGTCATGCCGTAGATGGCGTTGTTGATGAAGAACACGCTGAAATGTTCGCCGCGCGCCGCAGCATGCAGGATTTCCGCGATCCCGATCGAAGCCAGGTCCCCGTCTCCTTGATAGGTGAAAACAAAGCTTTCGGGATTGACGCGCTTTATACCGGTGGCCATCGCCGGCGCGCGGCCGTGTGCCGCTTCCGTGAAATCCATATCGAAGTAGTTATAGGCGAAGACGGCGCAGCCCACGGGTGCGACGCCGATCGTCCTTTCGCGAATGCCCATTTCGTCGATGACTTCGGCGATGAGGCGATGCGCCACACCATGGGTACAACCAGGACAATAATGTGTGCCCACCTCGGTAAGGCTTTCGGGCTTCGTGTATACCAGCGTTTCTACCAATTCATTGGTCGCCATCAATGCCTCCAAATCGACTCGGCTCATTTCCGCCGCGCATACGCGCTGTGGATCTGTTCCAGGATTTCATTCGGAAAGGGAACGATCCCGCCCATTTTCCCAAAGAAAGAAACCGGCACCCTGCCTTCCACTGCCAAACGGACGTCTTCCACCATTTGGCCGCTGTTCATTTCCACGACGATGATCGAATCGACCTGGTCGGCAAACTCGCCAACCCTTGCGTAAGGAAATGGGAAGAGGGATACCGGGCGCAGCAATCCGACTTTGATGCCCTCCTCCCGAGCGGCTTGAATGGCGGATTGCGCCACCCGGCTTGCAGTGCCAAAGGCCACTATTCCGATTTCGGCATCCTCGAGCATGTACTCGCGATAGCGCACCTCGTTGCGTATGATTTCTGCCA includes these proteins:
- a CDS encoding NADH-quinone oxidoreductase subunit D, producing MLEERKKEILDEIRDRFDGEVLADEREGHEGFLVAADRLIEFATAAREELGYDYLSSVTGVDYLPDEKMEVVYHLYRSQGGPALVIKTQTPRENPSVPSLVPIYPGADFQEREAWDLLGIRFEGHPNLKRILTWEGFHGHPLRKDWHEPYYEEDHKPFKSRWPEGDVIRIEDQNPYHKNVQYPENFSAETWIPEGDAGLYAGLARVPKKRNGNGKPLKTDQIVVNLGPQHPSTHGVFRMVVTLDGETIVDLQPVMGYLHRNHEKIGERNTYIMNMPFTDRLDYICSMSNNLGYALAVEKLMGIAVPERAEYIRVMMAELTRIVNHLWAIGFLLNDLGAFFTPALYAINERELILDVFEAVSGSRMMCNYLRFGGLARDLQDDTFNVVKELVTNRLPRKVEELDLYITSNEIVRARGIGVGVLTREQALAFSAAGPILRASGVAYDVRRADPYSIYDRFDFDIPVRNNGDVYDRYLIRIDEIWQSLKILEQVIRDIPQGEIQTGKSPYQVRVPQGDSYGRVENPKGELGFYVVSDGKPNPWRYHVRAPSFINLTALGEMCKGQKVADVVAVLGSIDIVLGETDR
- a CDS encoding Mrp/NBP35 family ATP-binding protein → MANQTKVTEEKVLAALGGVIDPELNQDLVSLDMIKDLKIDGGKVRFRIQLTTPACPLQDHIEASARSAVEAIPGVSAVEIEFGASVPSDRRIKEKGIQTMRNTIAIASGKGGVGKTTVAVNVAVALAKSGAKVGLLDADIYGPNVPTMMGLDAMPAPQGGKMIPAESYGVKVMSIGFLVRPDQPIIWRGPMLHSAIQQFINDVAWGDLDYLIVDLPPGTGDAQLSLAQSVPLSGGVIVTLPQNVSLEDARRGLEMFRTMDVPILGVVENMSYLELPDGQRVDVFGHGGGKKLAGETGVELIGEIPMDAIVRESGDTGKPVVLDRPESAVAQALVAIAEKIAAKISQLAMDKKQNIPLEIID
- a CDS encoding thiamine pyrophosphate-dependent enzyme, with the translated sequence MATNELVETLVYTKPESLTEVGTHYCPGCTHGVAHRLIAEVIDEMGIRERTIGVAPVGCAVFAYNYFDMDFTEAAHGRAPAMATGIKRVNPESFVFTYQGDGDLASIGIAEILHAAARGEHFSVFFINNAIYGMTGGQMAPTSLLGQHTSSTPMGRKIELHGYPVRMCELVAQMDGAAYITRQSLHDVRHIR
- a CDS encoding 4Fe-4S binding protein, encoding MVGEGLIKGLYVTLKHFIGTYIDDIRWLGRRYYRDEAIQIRQSPKARGVFTVQYPEEKLPLPEEFRYIPFLVYEEAEDGTIEDRCTSCGICAKVCPPQCIWIERSNDPETGRPIPAPTNFYIDIDNCINCGLCAEFCPFDAMKMGHDYELASYNRLENHIYDKKRLSRPVEYYRSIRPSDYAIEETARAEKEAAKTARRRGGSS
- a CDS encoding 2-oxoacid:acceptor oxidoreductase family protein, which gives rise to RFRSGILSYLQISQKTIEIPEASMREEVIISGFGGQGVLFAGKLLTYAGLETDLQVVYVPSYGPEMRGGTAHCTVILSGDEIGSPFIRNPSAAIVMNIPSLERYEPLVKTGGILVVNTSLIDREPGREDIAVIAVPALPAPLGPSMATTGIGLDSVGEAEVTTKSVNRSAATPHTGEFQQADHVRESVSRVPAHRAVV
- the erpA gene encoding iron-sulfur cluster insertion protein ErpA; this encodes MEQTGRESTAVQLTDAAVHRVHNLITERGLKDHALRIFVTGGGCSGLKYGMALERDVRDADVRFNFDGIDVLIDPNSLPYLAGATVDYIDDIMGGGFHIENPNAVASCGCGNSFRTRDSRATNSNENDCAGA
- a CDS encoding SH3 domain-containing protein, which gives rise to MQMRIVAWMGVAACVLTMMVLFTGASVGTEAAQATVVITVTGTPEGPMIVVPDLVNVRLGPGTEYDKIGVLIAGQQAPAVGRSAGGDWIMIVYPSQFDEYAWVYSRYVVLDSNELLPIIEPPPTPTPRVTATINPTYAAQFNLGEAPATRLPTFTPAQPVVQPTFAPSVVNQSRGVPPILAILGLLVVGLFGMVISFLRSR